From the genome of Pseudonocardia sp. EC080619-01:
GACGGTCCGCGGTCGGCCATCAGCGCGAGCGCGGCCCCGTCGGGCCCGAACACGCCGTACGTGCCGGGGATCCCCGCGGACGGCAGCGACCGGCCGATCCGCACGTCGGTGGCGGCCGCGTCGTCGACGTCGACCCGCGGGAACGCCGTCGCCACCGCCGCGGCCAGGTCGAGCGAGAGGCCCGGCTCGGCGGCCAGCTGCTCGACGGTGCGGGCGTGCTCCAGGGTGAAGGGCCCGACCCGGGTGCGGCGCAGCGCCGTGAGGTGCCCGCCCGCGCCGAGCGCCACCCCGAGATCGCGGGCCAGCGCCCGCACGTAGGTCCCCGACGTGCACTCCACGACGACGTCGAGGTCCACGAACCCGCCGTCCCGGCGCAGGTCGCGCAGGTCGAACGCCGACACCGTGACCGGCCGGGCCGGGATCTCGACCGTCTCGCCGTCGCGGACGCGCTGGTAGGCGCGCTTCCCGTCGATCTTCACC
Proteins encoded in this window:
- the truB gene encoding tRNA pseudouridine(55) synthase TruB, translated to MPKPPPPPPGLVVVDKDRGPTSHDVVGKLRRIMGTRKVGHAGTLDPMATGVLVVGIERATKLLGHLSLDTKAYTATVRLGQATDTDDAEGTPVGDPVTVTAGEPEVRGAMAALTGDIEQVPSAVSAVKIDGKRAYQRVRDGETVEIPARPVTVSAFDLRDLRRDGGFVDLDVVVECTSGTYVRALARDLGVALGAGGHLTALRRTRVGPFTLEHARTVEQLAAEPGLSLDLAAAVATAFPRVDVDDAAATDVRIGRSLPSAGIPGTYGVFGPDGAALALMADRGPSARPVVVLAPAG